A region of Lichenibacterium dinghuense DNA encodes the following proteins:
- a CDS encoding helix-turn-helix domain-containing protein: protein MSRLGAGFSAAVVAYRFPHMLLFDRKVAGAMHHRDAAHVRRDGLDHFTLQVLRSGRMLAGRAGEERAMRPGDVAVYGTTRPQRTVVERAHYIALTLPRDVVESVLPTARDLHGTILPRAAAGLLGDFIGSLVRNASTMGPASAARGGAMVAELLAGVAGDAAPRRSDDEHTLALQRARGEAYIDAHLHDRDLDVNRVAAALGLSRATLYRAFAPVDGVARQILRRRLKRLQAALAAPGELRSVAALGFDLGFASESHCSRAFKSAFGVTPGQFRAAARHAGPFEDSAARTGDLIDWYRDLA, encoded by the coding sequence GTGTCGCGCCTGGGGGCCGGCTTCAGCGCGGCCGTCGTGGCCTACCGCTTCCCGCACATGCTGCTCTTCGACCGCAAGGTCGCCGGCGCCATGCACCACCGCGACGCGGCACACGTGCGCCGGGACGGGCTCGACCACTTCACGCTCCAGGTGCTGCGCAGCGGGCGGATGCTGGCCGGCCGGGCCGGCGAGGAGCGGGCCATGCGGCCCGGGGACGTCGCGGTCTACGGCACCACGCGCCCGCAGCGCACCGTGGTGGAGCGGGCGCACTACATCGCCCTCACGCTGCCGCGGGACGTGGTCGAGTCCGTGCTGCCGACCGCCCGTGACCTTCACGGGACGATCCTGCCCCGCGCCGCCGCCGGCCTGCTCGGCGACTTCATCGGGTCGCTGGTCCGGAACGCCTCCACCATGGGCCCGGCTTCGGCCGCCCGCGGGGGCGCGATGGTGGCGGAACTCCTCGCCGGCGTCGCGGGCGATGCGGCGCCGCGCCGATCCGACGACGAGCATACCCTCGCGCTGCAGCGCGCCCGGGGCGAAGCCTACATCGACGCTCATCTCCACGACCGCGACCTCGACGTGAACCGCGTGGCGGCCGCGCTCGGCCTGTCCCGGGCCACGCTCTACCGCGCCTTCGCGCCCGTCGACGGGGTGGCGCGGCAGATCCTGCGCCGGCGGCTGAAGCGGCTGCAGGCGGCCCTGGCCGCGCCGGGCGAGTTGCGGAGCGTCGCCGCGCTCGGCTTCGACCTGGGCTTCGCCAGCGAGAGCCACTGCAGCCGCGCCTTCAAGAGCGCCTTCGGCGTCACCCCGGGCCAGTTCCGCGCGGCGGCGCGCCACGCCGGGCCGTTCGAGGACAGCGCGGCACGGACGGGCGACCTGATCGACTGGTATCGCGACCTGGCCTGA
- the glgA gene encoding glycogen synthase, with protein MPAPKKVAFLSKEYPPYVYGGAGVHVEYLAAALAKSIDVEMRCFGDQSSQEGRLTVKGYPQWDETKRGTDPRFVGAVDAFARSLAMAKDTLDADLVHCHTWYTDMGGVIAAKLWGVPNVLTIHSLEPLRPWKVEQLGNGYHLSAWMERTAIESADGIVAVSRETKADVLRLFDVDPERVHVIHNGIDLDEYRAVEGTDVLTRHGIDPSRPFLLFVGRITRQKGIIHLVNAIPQIDPDLQIVLCAGAPDTPEIGREMTDAVAAVERPGVIWIREMLPRADVIQLYTHAAVFCCPSVYEPFGIINLEAMACGTAVVATSVGGIPEVVVPEETGLLVDPGLVPGSFDPADPAAFAQGLADAVNRLARDPALRDRFGAAGRKRVEAHFSWDAIAEQTLEMYGKVLEQHAARADGAR; from the coding sequence ATGCCGGCCCCGAAGAAAGTCGCGTTTCTGTCGAAGGAATACCCGCCCTACGTCTACGGCGGCGCCGGCGTCCACGTCGAATATCTGGCGGCGGCCCTCGCGAAATCGATCGACGTCGAGATGCGCTGCTTCGGCGACCAGTCGAGCCAGGAGGGGCGGCTCACGGTCAAGGGCTACCCGCAGTGGGACGAGACCAAGCGCGGCACGGACCCGCGCTTCGTGGGCGCGGTGGACGCCTTCGCGCGCTCGCTCGCCATGGCCAAGGACACGCTCGACGCGGACCTCGTCCACTGCCACACCTGGTACACCGACATGGGCGGCGTGATCGCCGCCAAGCTGTGGGGCGTGCCCAACGTCCTCACCATCCACTCGCTGGAGCCGCTCCGGCCCTGGAAGGTCGAGCAGCTCGGCAACGGCTACCACCTGTCGGCCTGGATGGAGCGCACCGCCATCGAGTCGGCGGACGGCATCGTGGCTGTTTCCCGTGAAACCAAGGCCGACGTGCTGCGCCTGTTCGACGTGGACCCCGAGCGCGTCCACGTGATCCACAACGGCATCGACCTCGACGAATACCGGGCCGTCGAGGGCACGGACGTGCTGACGCGCCACGGCATCGACCCGTCGCGGCCGTTCCTGCTGTTCGTCGGCCGCATCACGCGGCAGAAGGGCATCATCCACCTCGTCAACGCGATCCCGCAGATCGACCCCGACCTGCAGATCGTGCTCTGCGCCGGCGCGCCCGACACGCCCGAGATCGGGCGCGAGATGACGGACGCGGTGGCGGCCGTCGAGCGCCCCGGCGTGATCTGGATCCGCGAGATGCTGCCGCGGGCCGACGTGATCCAGCTCTACACCCACGCGGCGGTGTTCTGCTGCCCGTCGGTCTACGAGCCCTTCGGCATCATCAACCTCGAAGCCATGGCCTGCGGCACCGCCGTGGTGGCGACGAGCGTCGGCGGCATCCCCGAGGTGGTGGTGCCGGAGGAGACCGGCCTCCTGGTCGATCCCGGCCTCGTGCCCGGCTCCTTCGACCCTGCCGACCCGGCCGCTTTCGCGCAGGGCCTCGCCGACGCGGTGAACCGCCTCGCGCGCGACCCGGCGCTGCGGGACCGCTTCGGCGCCGCCGGGCGCAAGCGCGTCGAGGCGCACTTCTCCTGGGACGCCATCGCCGAGCAGACGCTGGAGATGTACGGCAAGGTGCTGGAGCAGCACGCGGCGCGGGCCGACGGGGCACGCTGA
- a CDS encoding ABC transporter transmembrane domain-containing protein, translated as MKRNRGTADAGAPRGSLKALKPLMPYVRRYRGRIALGVLALAVASAATLVVPEAVRRLVDFGFSEDRAGLINAYFAAMAGVVAVLALASGARYYLVMTLGERVVADLRSDLYAHLTRLDAGFFDRSQTGELVSRLTADTTQLKSTFGSSASVALRNLFLFVGAVVMMVASSPKLSGFVLLAIPVIVLPLVLSGRGVRRRSRAAQDRLAEAMSFATENLGAMRTVQAFGAERVSTSRFDRAVEGSYRAAARAARARALLTVVAIFLAFGSVVGVLWFGAHEVIAGRMSGGLLSQFVLYAVFGASALGQLSEVMNEISAAAGAAGRLSEILSVAPAIAAPAAPAALPQPARGSVSFERVGFAYPTRAGDAVVSDLSFAVRPGERVAIVGPSGAGKSTLFGLLTRFYDPTAGRVLVDGIDLRDADPAAVRARIALVPQDPAIFSSSVADNIRFGRPDATDAEVRAAAERAAAWGFISAMPDGAQTLVGERGVTLSGGQRQRLAIARAILKDAPVLLLDEATSALDAESETLVQRALDEVMRGRTTLVIAHRLATVVTADRILVMQDGAIVEEGTHATLMARDGLYARLARLQFDAEGPRRAAAAAE; from the coding sequence ATGAAACGCAACAGGGGAACGGCGGATGCGGGGGCGCCGCGCGGCTCGCTCAAGGCCTTGAAGCCGCTGATGCCCTATGTGAGGCGCTACCGCGGCCGCATCGCCCTCGGCGTGCTGGCCCTCGCGGTGGCCTCCGCCGCCACGCTGGTGGTGCCGGAAGCCGTGCGGCGCCTCGTCGACTTCGGCTTCTCGGAGGACCGGGCGGGCCTCATCAACGCTTATTTCGCCGCTATGGCGGGCGTTGTGGCGGTGCTGGCCCTCGCGTCGGGCGCCCGCTACTACCTCGTCATGACGCTGGGCGAGCGCGTGGTGGCCGACCTGCGCTCCGACCTCTACGCCCACCTGACCCGGCTCGACGCCGGCTTCTTCGACCGCTCGCAGACGGGCGAGCTCGTGTCGCGCCTCACCGCCGACACGACGCAGCTCAAGTCCACCTTCGGCTCCTCCGCCTCCGTGGCGCTGCGCAACCTGTTCCTGTTCGTCGGCGCCGTGGTGATGATGGTCGCGTCGAGCCCGAAGCTGTCGGGCTTCGTGCTGCTGGCCATCCCGGTCATCGTGCTGCCGCTGGTGCTGTCCGGCCGCGGCGTGCGCCGCCGCTCGCGCGCCGCACAGGACCGGCTGGCCGAGGCCATGTCGTTCGCCACCGAGAACCTCGGCGCGATGCGGACCGTCCAGGCCTTCGGGGCCGAGCGGGTCTCGACGTCGCGCTTCGACCGCGCCGTGGAGGGGTCCTACCGCGCCGCCGCCCGCGCGGCGCGGGCGCGGGCGCTCCTCACCGTCGTGGCGATCTTCCTCGCCTTCGGCAGCGTGGTGGGCGTGCTGTGGTTCGGCGCCCACGAGGTGATCGCGGGCCGCATGTCGGGCGGGCTGCTGTCGCAGTTCGTGCTCTACGCGGTGTTCGGCGCGAGCGCCCTCGGCCAGCTCAGCGAGGTGATGAACGAGATCTCGGCGGCGGCCGGCGCCGCCGGCCGGCTCAGCGAGATCCTGAGCGTCGCCCCGGCCATCGCGGCCCCGGCGGCGCCCGCGGCCCTGCCGCAGCCCGCGCGGGGCTCGGTCAGCTTCGAGCGCGTCGGCTTCGCCTATCCGACGCGGGCCGGCGACGCCGTGGTGAGCGACCTCTCCTTCGCGGTGCGGCCGGGCGAGCGCGTCGCCATCGTGGGGCCGTCCGGCGCCGGCAAGTCGACCCTGTTCGGCCTGCTGACGCGCTTCTACGACCCCACGGCGGGCCGCGTGCTCGTGGACGGGATCGACCTGCGCGACGCCGACCCCGCCGCCGTGCGGGCCCGTATCGCGCTCGTGCCGCAGGACCCGGCGATCTTCTCGTCCTCCGTGGCCGACAACATCCGCTTCGGCCGCCCGGACGCGACCGACGCGGAGGTGCGCGCCGCGGCCGAGCGCGCCGCCGCCTGGGGCTTCATCTCCGCCATGCCGGACGGCGCGCAGACGCTCGTGGGCGAGCGCGGCGTGACGCTGTCGGGCGGCCAGCGCCAGCGCCTCGCCATCGCGCGCGCCATCCTCAAGGACGCGCCGGTGCTGCTGCTCGACGAGGCGACGAGCGCCCTCGACGCCGAAAGCGAGACGCTGGTGCAGCGGGCACTCGACGAGGTGATGCGCGGCCGCACCACGCTGGTGATCGCCCACCGCCTCGCCACCGTGGTGACGGCCGACCGCATCCTCGTGATGCAGGACGGCGCCATCGTGGAGGAGGGCACCCACGCGACCCTGATGGCGCGGGACGGCCTCTACGCGCGCCTCGCCCGCCTGCAGTTCGACGCCGAGGGGCCGCGCAGGGCGGCCGCGGCTGCGGAATAG
- the rpmE gene encoding 50S ribosomal protein L31 — protein MKEATHPHYHMIKVVMTDGSEFMTRSTLGAEGDTLNLDIDPKTHPAWTGGSQQLMDRGGRLSRFNSRFAGISFGKK, from the coding sequence ATGAAAGAAGCGACGCATCCCCACTACCACATGATCAAGGTCGTGATGACCGACGGCAGCGAGTTCATGACCCGCTCGACCCTCGGCGCCGAGGGCGACACCCTGAACCTCGACATCGACCCCAAGACCCACCCGGCCTGGACCGGCGGCTCCCAGCAGCTGATGGACCGCGGCGGCCGCCTGTCGCGCTTCAACTCCCGCTTCGCCGGAATCAGCTTCGGCAAGAAGTGA